DNA from Thermococcus bergensis:
GCTTGAAATCGGCATAGAGCCGAGCTACACAGTGATAGGAAACATCCCAATAGTGCTCAGAGAAAGCCTGCTCATGGATATCATCGAGGCGGGAGAGAGGGTGGTAAAAGCTTCAGAAAAACTCATGGGTGGGCTTTGGGGGCCCTTCTGCCTCGAAGGAGTCATCACAGAGGACATGGAATTCGTGGTCTTTGAAATCTCAGCGAGAATCGTTGCCGGGACGAATCCATTCATACACGGCTCCCCCTACACATGGCTCAGATACAACGAACCAATGAGCACAGGGAGGAGAATCGCCAGAGAGATAAGGCAGGCAATTGAAGAAGATAAACTTGCCGAGATTTTAACTTAGCTTTGCTACTTCAAAATGCCCCTAGTTCCTCAAATTTTATTGCACATACCCAGCCAACAGCTTTCAATTCTTCTAAAGTCTTATTGGAACATCCTTAAACTCAAAATTAATCCTTCAGAAAACAGAAAAACCAAAAGAGAAAATCCAAACGTGATACGAATAGTTTCAACTAAACTTCTTCCTCCCAAGTTTTGACAAGAATTTGTTAATACTTCACGTATTATTAGCAAAAGTTTTGCAAAGTAAACTTTAAAAGCCCTATGGGTTCTCACCTTAAAAAGGGTGAGGAGGAGAAAAAGAATGAGGAAATTTACACAAAAACTTGTCAATGCAATAAAGGGGTACACCTTTGATGATGTGCTCTTAATTCCACAGGCAACTGAAGTGGAGCCGAAAGATGTTGACGTTTCTACCCAGATAACACCAAAAATCAAACTTAACATCCCAATTCTCAGTGCAGCGATGGATACCGTTACAGAGTGGGAGATGGCAATAGCTATGGCAAGGGAAGGCGGGCTGGGAGTTATCCACAGAAACATGAGCATAGAAGAGCAGGCAGAGATGGTCAGGAAAGTTAAGAGGGAAGAAACTATTGAGGAAGTCATCACGATCTCTCCAGAAGAGAGCATCGACTACGCACTTTTCTTGATGGAAAAAGAGGGCATAGATGGACTTCCAGTGGTGGAAGAGGGGGAACTGGTCGGAATAATCACAAAAACAGACATCACGACAAGGGAAGGGGAAAAGGTTAGGGACATCATGACAAAAGACGTCATAACGGCAAAAGAAACGGCAAGCATAGAAGAAATAATGAGCCTCATGATAGAGAACAACATAGACCGAGTGCCCATAGTGAATAAAGAGGGCAAACTGGTTGGGATTGTAACCATAAGCGACCTTTTGGCAAGGAAAAAGTACAAAAACGCAGTTAGGGACGAAGAAGGCAGGTTAAGGGTTGCCGCTGCGGTGTCCCCCTTTGACATGGAGAGAGCTCTTGCCCTAGATAAAGCTGGAGTGGATGTTATTGTCGTTGATACAGCTCACGCACACAACCTCAAGGCAATAAAAGCGATGAAAGAAATGAGAAACAAAATCGACGCAGAGATGATAGTCGGAAATATAGCAAACCCAAAAGCTGTCGACGACTTAACCTTTGCAGATGCCGTGAAAGTGGGTATAGGGCCGGGAAGCATATGCACAACGAGAATTGTAGCAGGAGTTGGAGTTCCGCAGATAACGGCAATCTCGATGGTCGCGGATAGGGCAGGAGAATACGGTATTAGGGTAATAGCTG
Protein-coding regions in this window:
- the guaB gene encoding IMP dehydrogenase, translated to MRKFTQKLVNAIKGYTFDDVLLIPQATEVEPKDVDVSTQITPKIKLNIPILSAAMDTVTEWEMAIAMAREGGLGVIHRNMSIEEQAEMVRKVKREETIEEVITISPEESIDYALFLMEKEGIDGLPVVEEGELVGIITKTDITTREGEKVRDIMTKDVITAKETASIEEIMSLMIENNIDRVPIVNKEGKLVGIVTISDLLARKKYKNAVRDEEGRLRVAAAVSPFDMERALALDKAGVDVIVVDTAHAHNLKAIKAMKEMRNKIDAEMIVGNIANPKAVDDLTFADAVKVGIGPGSICTTRIVAGVGVPQITAISMVADRAGEYGIRVIADGGIRYSGDIVKAIAAGADAVMLGNLLAGTKEAPGREVTINGRKYKQYRGMGSLGAMMKGGAERYYQKGHMKTRKFVPEGVEGVVPYKGRVSEVLYQLIGGLKAGMGYVGARNIEELKEKGQFVIVTHAGVRESHPHDIVITNEAPNYPFER